In Phoenix dactylifera cultivar Barhee BC4 unplaced genomic scaffold, palm_55x_up_171113_PBpolish2nd_filt_p 000713F, whole genome shotgun sequence, a single genomic region encodes these proteins:
- the LOC103700432 gene encoding myb-related protein 306-like — MGRPPCCDKVGVKKGPWTPEEDIILVSYIQEHGPGNWRAVPTNTGLMRCSKSCRLRWTNYLRPGIKRGNFTDQEEKLIIHLQALLGNRWAAIASYLPERTDNDIKNYWNTHLKKKLKKLETGVEGQTSTGVSSHNSISKGQWERRLQTDINTAKQALCEALSVEKLNCLSDVKASTNGYNWSTAPSTYASSTANISRLLEGWTRNSTRTGASQANSGSTQTHDTASSQGTPSAANCILSPEPLESLFGLDASSTEASESSLLGEERKPVFEAQEPLFFLESWLLDEGVGHGQLSLLDMALDDAPDQLF; from the exons ATGGGGAGACCACCTTGTTGTGACAAAGTTGGTGTGAAGAAGGGTCCTTGGACTCCAGAAGAGGACATCATCTTAGTCTCCTACATCCAGGAACATGGCCCTGGGAACTGGAGGGCTGTTCCTACCAACACCG GCCTCATGAGATGCAGCAAGAGCTGTAGGCTTAGATGGACGAACTACCTTAGGCCAGGGATCAAGCGTGGCAACTTCACCGATCAGGAGGAGAAGCTCATCATCCACCTCCAAGCTCTTTTAGGCAATCG GTGGGCAGCCATAGCTTCTTATCTCCCGGAGAGAACCGATAATGACATCAAGAACTACTGGAACACCCATCTGAAGAAGAAGCTCAAAAAGCTTGAAACTGGCGTTGAAGGCCAGACAAGCACTGGGGTCTCAAGCCATAACTCCATCTCCAAAGGCCAGTGGGAGAGGAGGCTCCAGACTGATATCAACACTGCAAAGCAAGCTCTTTGTGAAGCTCTGTCTGTGGAGAAGCTCAATTGCCTATCTGACGTCAAGGCCTCCACCAATGGCTACAACTGGAGCACTGCACCGTCGACCTATGCATCGAGCACCGCGAACATATCTCGGCTCCTCGAGGGGTGGACAAGGAATTCAACAAGGACCGGTGCTTCCCAGGCTAATTCAGGATCCACACAGACTCATGACACAGCTTCCAGCCAGGGGACGCCGAGCGCTGCCAACTGCATCCTGTCGCCGGAGCCGCTTGAGTCGTTGTTCGGGCTCGATGCCTCGTcgacggaggcatctgagagcAGCCTCCTGGGAGAGGAGAGAAAGCCGGTATTCGAGGCTCAAGAGCCCCTCTTTTTTCTTGAGTCATGGTTGCTTGATGAGGGTGTTGGGCACGGGCAGTTGAGCCTTCTTGACATGGCACTAGACgatgctcctgatcaattgTTCTAA